One Sinorhizobium fredii NGR234 DNA window includes the following coding sequences:
- the gmd gene encoding GDP-mannose 4,6-dehydratase: MTDRKVALISGVTGQDGAYLAELLLDEGYIVHGIKRRSSSFNTQRIEHIYQERHDPEARFFLHYGDMTDSTNLLRIVQQTQPHEIYNLAAQSHVQVSFETPEYTANADAIGTLRMLEAIRILGLTNRTRFYQASTSELYGLAQESPQNEKTPFYPRSPYAAAKLYAYWIVVNYREAYGMHASNGILFNHESPLRGETFVTRKITRAAAAISLGKQEVLYLGNLDAQRDWGHAREYVRGMWMMCQQDRPGDYVLATGVTTSVRTFVEWAFEETGMTIEWVGEGIEERGIDAATGRCVVAVDPRYFRPTEVDLLLGDATKARQVLGWRHETSVRDLACEMVREDLSYLRGTRQ; this comes from the coding sequence GTGACAGACCGGAAAGTAGCTTTAATATCTGGCGTAACGGGTCAGGATGGGGCTTATCTTGCTGAACTGCTGTTGGACGAAGGCTATATTGTTCACGGCATAAAGCGTCGTTCGTCATCATTCAACACTCAACGGATAGAGCACATTTATCAAGAACGTCACGATCCTGAAGCGAGATTTTTTCTCCACTATGGGGATATGACGGATTCGACCAATTTGCTGCGCATTGTTCAGCAAACCCAGCCGCATGAGATCTACAACCTTGCAGCGCAAAGCCACGTTCAGGTAAGCTTCGAAACCCCCGAGTACACTGCAAACGCCGATGCAATTGGTACATTGCGCATGCTGGAAGCTATTCGGATTCTTGGGCTGACCAATCGGACTCGCTTTTATCAGGCATCGACTTCAGAGCTATATGGGCTGGCTCAAGAGAGCCCCCAAAACGAAAAGACGCCATTCTACCCGCGTTCACCCTACGCGGCCGCAAAGCTGTACGCGTACTGGATTGTCGTAAATTATAGAGAGGCTTACGGCATGCATGCCTCCAACGGTATTCTTTTCAACCACGAAAGTCCGCTTCGTGGGGAGACGTTCGTGACTCGCAAGATCACCCGGGCTGCAGCGGCAATCAGTCTAGGTAAACAAGAGGTCCTTTATCTTGGAAATCTAGATGCTCAACGTGACTGGGGACATGCCCGTGAGTATGTGCGGGGCATGTGGATGATGTGTCAACAGGATAGACCAGGCGACTATGTCCTGGCTACCGGGGTGACAACATCGGTTCGCACGTTTGTCGAATGGGCCTTCGAGGAAACCGGAATGACGATTGAATGGGTGGGAGAAGGCATTGAAGAAAGGGGCATAGACGCCGCGACAGGCAGATGCGTCGTTGCGGTGGATCCGCGCTATTTCAGGCCCACGGAAGTAGATTTACTTTTAGGCGATGCCACCAAGGCCCGGCAGGTTTTGGGCTGGAGGCACGAGACAAGTGTGAGAGATCTTGCTTGCGAAATGGTAAGGGAAGATCTCTCTTATTTGAGGGGCACCCGACAGTAA
- the hpnC gene encoding squalene synthase HpnC — MTSGSGPRSDAMHREKNFPVASWIIHPRHRALILAFYRFVRMADDIADHATLAPDEKLLYLDLLEAELLGKGETRAEAVHLRTALDRRGMPPRHALDLLTAFRMDVTKQRYENWDEVIDYCRYSAMPVGRFVLDVHGESAATWPASDVLCAGLQVCNHLQDCGKDFLNLNRVYIPRDALSASGASIEELGAAKSSLQMLQCLRSLAAKAEVLLNGGGALVSQVKDFRLRFEVSVILSFADKIVSMLKMRDPLRERVHLSPLELLLHGVGAMANEAARRAFGRGTRFKTTVDV; from the coding sequence ATGACGAGCGGCAGCGGCCCCAGGTCGGACGCAATGCACCGCGAGAAAAATTTCCCCGTTGCGTCGTGGATTATCCATCCGCGGCACCGAGCGCTGATTCTTGCCTTCTACCGATTCGTCCGCATGGCCGATGACATTGCCGATCACGCGACGCTCGCGCCAGACGAGAAGCTTCTGTACCTCGACCTCCTGGAAGCCGAGCTGCTCGGCAAGGGCGAAACGCGAGCAGAAGCTGTACACCTACGCACTGCGCTTGACCGACGCGGCATGCCGCCGCGTCATGCACTCGATCTGCTCACCGCCTTCCGAATGGACGTGACTAAGCAGCGTTACGAGAACTGGGACGAGGTGATCGATTATTGCCGATACTCGGCGATGCCGGTCGGCCGATTTGTGCTCGACGTCCACGGCGAAAGTGCCGCGACGTGGCCGGCATCGGATGTGTTGTGCGCGGGACTGCAGGTCTGTAACCACCTGCAGGATTGCGGCAAGGATTTCCTTAATCTCAATCGCGTCTATATTCCGCGCGATGCGCTTTCAGCCAGCGGCGCCTCCATCGAAGAGCTGGGCGCCGCAAAATCCTCGTTGCAGATGCTACAATGCCTGCGCTCTCTCGCAGCGAAGGCCGAGGTGCTGCTCAACGGGGGCGGAGCGCTGGTGTCGCAGGTGAAGGACTTTCGCCTCCGGTTCGAGGTCTCCGTCATACTGTCTTTTGCCGATAAGATCGTGTCGATGCTGAAGATGCGCGATCCTCTAAGGGAGCGCGTGCATCTGTCGCCGCTTGAGCTGCTGCTCCATGGCGTCGGCGCAATGGCAAACGAAGCCGCGCGCCGTGCGTTCGGCCGCGGTACGCGATTCAAGACGACTGTCGACGTATGA
- the hpnE gene encoding hydroxysqualene dehydroxylase HpnE, with product MPKNVHIIGAGISGLSAAVQLSNAGLPVHVYEATQQAGGRCRSFFDSATNLTIDNGNHLVLSGNQYVRNYARAIGTESGLVGPTSAKFPFVDISTVQRWQVDLGGGRLPTWVFHKARRVPDTRLWDYLKLAPILWAGADELVGNTIPCNGTLYRRLVRPLLLAALNCDPPEGSAGLAGAIVRETLLAGGEACRPLVARDGLSAVLVEPAVKLLERRGATVRLSHKLRKLAKSAEIISELDFGDDKIAVGPDDAVILAVPPRAAATLLPGLKTPTEFRAVVNAHFRFDPPVGADPILGVVGGLVEWLFAYPQRLSVTISNGDRLLDIPREEVVRVIWRDVCEAGGISGELPPWQIVCERRATFQATPEQNALRPGPVTGCKNLFLAGDWTATGLPATIEGSVRSGNRAADLALSETNT from the coding sequence ATGCCAAAAAATGTTCACATTATCGGCGCCGGGATCTCCGGCCTTTCCGCGGCCGTGCAGTTGAGCAATGCAGGTTTGCCGGTGCATGTCTATGAAGCGACGCAACAGGCCGGCGGTCGATGCCGCTCCTTTTTCGATTCCGCAACCAATCTCACCATCGACAACGGCAACCATCTGGTTCTATCGGGCAACCAATATGTGCGCAACTACGCCCGTGCGATCGGAACGGAATCCGGTCTTGTCGGTCCGACGAGTGCCAAGTTTCCCTTCGTCGACATCTCCACCGTACAGCGCTGGCAGGTCGATCTCGGCGGCGGCAGGCTTCCGACCTGGGTGTTCCACAAGGCGCGTCGCGTCCCCGACACCAGGCTGTGGGACTACCTGAAGCTCGCGCCAATCCTATGGGCCGGCGCGGATGAACTGGTCGGAAACACTATACCCTGCAATGGTACGCTGTACCGGCGTCTGGTGCGGCCGCTGCTGCTCGCCGCCCTGAATTGCGATCCGCCGGAGGGCTCGGCAGGGCTTGCCGGTGCCATCGTACGGGAAACGCTGCTCGCGGGCGGCGAGGCTTGCCGTCCGCTAGTCGCGCGCGACGGACTGAGCGCCGTTCTGGTCGAGCCGGCGGTCAAGCTCCTGGAGAGGCGGGGCGCCACCGTCCGCCTCAGCCATAAACTGCGCAAGCTTGCCAAATCGGCCGAGATCATCAGCGAACTTGATTTCGGTGACGACAAGATAGCGGTCGGCCCCGACGACGCCGTGATCCTCGCCGTGCCGCCACGGGCGGCCGCGACGCTCCTGCCCGGCCTGAAAACCCCGACCGAATTCCGCGCCGTCGTTAATGCCCATTTTCGCTTCGATCCGCCAGTCGGTGCGGATCCGATCCTGGGCGTGGTCGGCGGGCTCGTGGAGTGGCTGTTCGCCTATCCGCAGCGGCTTTCAGTCACCATTAGCAATGGCGACCGCCTGCTTGACATTCCGCGTGAGGAGGTCGTGCGAGTGATCTGGCGCGACGTGTGCGAGGCCGGTGGGATCTCAGGCGAGCTGCCGCCGTGGCAGATCGTGTGTGAGCGCCGGGCCACATTCCAGGCCACCCCGGAGCAGAACGCGCTACGTCCAGGGCCCGTGACCGGTTGCAAAAACCTGTTCCTTGCTGGCGACTGGACCGCAACCGGTTTGCCGGCAACCATCGAGGGATCGGTGCGGTCGGGTAACCGTGCCGCCGATCTGGCTCTTTCAGAGACAAACACTTGA
- a CDS encoding nuclear transport factor 2 family protein: protein MSARGTVEEWIRRFNKGDAIALAELYHENAMSLWPMQRPVIGRAAIQKIFRPNRAIAERICAPEFIYEEDDRVIIEWWDMFAWQGCGVFIMRGSRIAFSYWDIVSSDAFSKEFVRTNQYTRKTDSHRIILGDKNARRSITSLAAAVPSWIVRFIRGPDCISAASNACKTDDGAK from the coding sequence ATGAGCGCGCGCGGGACGGTCGAAGAGTGGATTCGACGATTCAATAAGGGTGATGCGATCGCTTTGGCTGAGCTGTACCACGAAAATGCAATGAGCCTCTGGCCGATGCAGCGCCCCGTGATAGGACGCGCGGCAATCCAAAAGATTTTTCGACCAAATCGCGCCATTGCGGAGAGGATTTGCGCTCCGGAGTTCATCTACGAAGAAGATGACCGCGTAATAATTGAGTGGTGGGATATGTTTGCATGGCAGGGATGTGGTGTATTCATAATGCGCGGTAGTCGAATCGCCTTTAGCTACTGGGATATAGTCTCATCCGACGCTTTCAGCAAAGAATTCGTCAGAACGAATCAGTATACTCGAAAAACAGATTCGCATCGGATAATTCTCGGGGATAAAAACGCGCGCCGGTCGATAACGTCTTTGGCCGCCGCCGTACCTTCGTGGATTGTACGATTTATTCGGGGGCCCGACTGCATTTCAGCAGCATCCAACGCCTGCAAAACCGACGATGGTGCTAAATGA
- the nodZ gene encoding nodulation protein NodZ has product MYNRYVLSRRRTGFGDCLWSLAAAWRYAQRTARTLAVDWRGSCYLDQPFTNAFPVFFEPIKDIAGVPFICDNRVNEFSFPGPFFPNWWNKPAIECVYRPDAQVFRERDELDELFQAQDDVEANTVVCDACLMWRCDEEAERQIFCSVKPRAEIQARIDAIYQEHFYGYSAIGVHVRHGNGEDVMDHAPYWADPDLAVHQVCTAINAAKALPHPKPVRVILCTDSARVLDQVSSRFPDLLTIPKSFRADQSGPLHSADLGVEGGISALVEMYLLGLCDTVIRFPPTSAFTRYARLSVPRVIEFDLNDPSRLVVIERSSTNTAS; this is encoded by the coding sequence TTGTACAATCGATATGTCCTCTCTCGGAGACGTACTGGTTTCGGTGACTGTCTGTGGTCGCTGGCGGCCGCTTGGCGCTACGCCCAAAGGACGGCGCGAACGTTAGCCGTTGACTGGCGCGGGTCCTGCTACCTTGATCAGCCCTTCACAAACGCCTTTCCGGTGTTTTTTGAACCAATCAAGGATATCGCAGGTGTCCCTTTTATTTGCGATAACCGGGTCAACGAGTTTTCCTTCCCAGGACCATTCTTCCCAAATTGGTGGAATAAACCTGCGATTGAATGTGTTTACCGCCCAGATGCTCAGGTTTTTCGAGAGCGAGACGAACTCGATGAACTTTTCCAGGCCCAAGATGATGTCGAGGCCAACACGGTAGTGTGTGATGCGTGTTTGATGTGGCGCTGCGACGAGGAGGCAGAGCGGCAGATTTTCTGCAGTGTCAAGCCTCGGGCTGAAATTCAGGCTCGCATAGACGCTATCTATCAGGAGCACTTCTATGGGTACAGTGCGATCGGGGTTCATGTTCGGCATGGTAACGGCGAAGACGTTATGGACCATGCACCCTACTGGGCCGATCCGGACCTTGCCGTGCATCAAGTGTGCACTGCCATTAATGCTGCCAAAGCGTTGCCCCACCCGAAGCCTGTGCGGGTGATTTTGTGCACCGATAGCGCGCGGGTATTGGACCAGGTGTCGAGTAGGTTCCCCGATCTTCTCACGATCCCGAAAAGTTTCCGAGCGGATCAGTCTGGCCCATTACACAGCGCAGATCTCGGGGTTGAGGGCGGAATTTCCGCCCTCGTCGAGATGTATCTTCTTGGGCTTTGCGACACCGTCATTCGGTTTCCTCCGACAAGCGCCTTTACACGTTACGCACGCCTTTCTGTCCCAAGGGTTATTGAGTTTGATCTGAACGATCCTAGTCGCCTGGTCGTGATCGAAAGATCTTCAACAAATACCGCCTCTTGA
- the fcl gene encoding GDP-L-fucose synthase, with the protein MYLLDGKRIWVAGHKGMVGSAIIRSLASEDCEVIVADRQKLDLTRQEEVEKFLLKEKPHAVIMAAAKVGGILANDTMPADFIYQNLIMEANVIEGSFRSGVEKLLFLGSSCIYPKYAAQPIREEALLTGPLEPTNEWYAIAKIAGIKLCQAYRKQYGANFISAMPTNLYGPRDKFDLNSSHVVPALIRKAHEAKIKDLGCLSIWGSGTPTRDFLYSEDCSDALVFLLKHYSETEHINIGSGGEISIIELAHIVCRVVGFKGDIVFDTSKPDGTPRKLLSSERLVSMGWRPKTSLELGLAKSYESFVSNVADN; encoded by the coding sequence ATGTATTTGCTAGACGGAAAGCGTATTTGGGTCGCAGGACACAAAGGTATGGTCGGCAGCGCCATAATTCGATCGCTTGCCTCCGAGGATTGCGAAGTCATCGTTGCAGATAGGCAAAAGCTTGATCTGACGCGGCAAGAGGAAGTTGAGAAATTTCTATTAAAGGAAAAGCCGCACGCGGTCATAATGGCGGCAGCGAAGGTGGGTGGGATCCTGGCAAATGATACTATGCCCGCTGACTTCATCTATCAAAACCTTATCATGGAGGCTAATGTCATTGAGGGCTCCTTCCGCAGTGGCGTTGAAAAGCTTCTTTTCCTTGGATCGAGTTGCATATATCCGAAGTATGCGGCGCAGCCCATAAGGGAAGAGGCTCTATTAACCGGACCACTTGAGCCGACCAACGAGTGGTATGCGATCGCCAAAATCGCCGGCATTAAGTTGTGTCAAGCGTATCGTAAGCAATACGGCGCAAACTTCATATCAGCCATGCCGACAAATCTCTATGGCCCACGCGATAAGTTCGATCTTAACTCCAGCCACGTCGTCCCTGCCTTAATACGCAAAGCACATGAGGCAAAGATTAAAGACCTTGGGTGCTTGTCTATATGGGGAAGCGGCACACCTACTCGAGACTTTTTGTACAGTGAAGACTGCTCCGACGCCCTGGTCTTCCTACTTAAGCATTATTCCGAAACGGAACACATTAACATAGGCTCCGGGGGGGAAATAAGTATCATTGAACTAGCCCACATCGTCTGCCGTGTTGTTGGTTTTAAAGGCGATATAGTCTTCGACACATCCAAGCCGGACGGAACGCCACGAAAGCTTTTATCTAGCGAAAGACTCGTGTCGATGGGTTGGCGCCCGAAGACCTCGCTCGAGCTGGGACTGGCCAAATCCTATGAATCGTTTGTCAGCAATGTGGCTGATAATTAA
- a CDS encoding phosphomannomutase, whose product MGPKFGTSGLRGLATELVGSVSALYATAFSRMLLDRGRVAPGATVLVGRDFRDSSSEIAAICMAALARAGMVPVDCGGLPTPALALYGRKLGAASLMITGSHIPADRNGIKFYLPDGEINKADEQAITALAEQLSADADATRVECGRGADHSSEATDFYIQRYETLLPKSGLKGLKIGLYQHSSVARDILTTILEGHGANVVPVGRSEVFIPVDTEAISAATCKMLAAWAKEFAFDAIVSSDADADRPLLTDETGTPLRGDLLGLICARLLEAKLIATPITSNSGIEAASGVEVVRTRVGSPYVIAAMTEAVARGKQRVMGFEANGGVMLGSNFSFGGASLPALPTRDCVLPIIAALHMAVEAKTPLSGIVAMHRLPVALSGRIENYPFDRSDALVAFLKASKANVSHLFSRIGRVAGTDDVDGLRLTFEGGRILHIRPSGNAPELRCYVEADDPDAAEHLLAQGLAVLNSSMV is encoded by the coding sequence ATGGGTCCCAAATTCGGCACAAGTGGTCTGCGCGGGTTGGCAACAGAACTCGTGGGTAGTGTGTCGGCGCTCTATGCTACAGCCTTTTCGAGGATGCTCCTCGACAGAGGACGGGTCGCGCCAGGGGCGACCGTATTGGTCGGTCGCGACTTCCGCGATTCAAGTTCGGAAATCGCCGCTATCTGCATGGCGGCGCTCGCCCGGGCGGGAATGGTGCCGGTCGACTGCGGAGGGCTGCCGACACCAGCGCTTGCATTGTACGGCCGAAAACTCGGTGCAGCATCACTCATGATCACAGGCTCGCATATTCCGGCCGACCGAAACGGCATTAAGTTCTATCTGCCTGACGGTGAGATCAACAAGGCCGACGAGCAGGCGATTACGGCGTTGGCGGAGCAGCTTTCAGCCGATGCAGATGCAACCAGGGTTGAGTGTGGCCGCGGCGCCGACCACTCCAGCGAAGCAACTGACTTCTATATCCAACGTTACGAAACGCTGCTTCCAAAATCGGGCCTTAAGGGGCTAAAGATCGGCTTATATCAGCACAGCAGCGTTGCCCGCGATATTTTGACCACCATCTTGGAAGGTCATGGCGCAAATGTCGTACCGGTAGGCCGATCTGAGGTCTTCATCCCTGTTGACACGGAAGCTATTTCGGCGGCGACATGTAAGATGCTCGCTGCCTGGGCGAAGGAGTTCGCCTTTGACGCCATTGTATCGTCCGACGCAGATGCCGATCGGCCCCTGCTAACGGATGAAACGGGAACTCCATTGCGCGGTGATCTGCTCGGTCTTATTTGCGCAAGGCTGCTGGAGGCCAAGCTTATTGCTACGCCAATAACCAGCAACTCCGGGATCGAGGCGGCGAGTGGCGTCGAGGTGGTGCGTACCCGCGTTGGCTCACCTTACGTCATTGCAGCCATGACTGAGGCGGTTGCCCGTGGCAAGCAGCGGGTGATGGGCTTCGAGGCCAACGGTGGCGTCATGCTAGGTTCGAACTTCTCGTTCGGAGGCGCGTCGCTTCCCGCCTTGCCGACCCGGGACTGCGTCCTTCCCATCATTGCAGCGCTCCACATGGCAGTAGAGGCCAAAACTCCCCTCTCGGGGATCGTCGCGATGCATCGTTTGCCAGTCGCTTTGTCCGGCCGGATCGAGAACTATCCGTTCGATAGGAGCGACGCCCTAGTGGCATTCTTGAAAGCGTCAAAAGCTAATGTTTCCCATTTATTCAGCCGGATCGGTCGCGTGGCGGGCACGGACGACGTGGATGGCCTGCGCCTGACATTTGAAGGCGGCCGTATCCTGCACATCCGCCCTTCAGGAAATGCGCCTGAACTGCGTTGCTACGTCGAGGCAGACGACCCAGATGCTGCCGAACATTTGCTGGCTCAGGGACTGGCGGTCCTTAACAGTTCAATGGTGTAA
- the hpnD gene encoding presqualene diphosphate synthase HpnD, whose protein sequence is MRAEAAAHANHRSTALGSSFYLGMRTLPPVQREAIFQIYSFCRQVDDIADSDEPREHRLAALQQWRDHIDALYQCVPPPRLKDYLASVTTFGLKREDFLAVVDGMEMDVLQDIRAPKMATLDLYCDRVASAVGRMSVRVFGLSEEDGIALAHHLGRALQLTNILRDIDEDAGLGRLYIPRESLDHAGITSSDPHKVIADKALPKACAPLAQRAMMHFAESDEIMNCNPRRIVRAPTIMSKCYRAILDLLLIRGFAAPREPVRVTNLTKRAILFRYALML, encoded by the coding sequence ATGAGGGCGGAGGCGGCGGCCCACGCGAACCACCGCTCTACGGCCCTTGGCAGCTCGTTCTATCTGGGAATGCGTACCCTCCCGCCGGTGCAGCGCGAGGCGATATTCCAGATCTACAGCTTCTGCCGCCAGGTCGACGACATCGCCGACTCCGACGAACCGCGCGAGCACCGCCTTGCTGCACTTCAGCAATGGCGCGATCACATTGACGCGCTCTACCAATGTGTACCGCCGCCGCGGCTAAAGGACTATCTCGCCTCGGTAACGACCTTCGGGCTGAAGCGAGAGGATTTCCTAGCCGTTGTCGACGGCATGGAAATGGACGTACTACAAGACATCCGCGCGCCCAAAATGGCAACCCTGGATCTCTATTGCGACCGTGTCGCCAGCGCCGTGGGAAGGATGTCGGTGCGTGTGTTCGGCTTGAGCGAGGAGGATGGCATTGCACTTGCGCATCACCTCGGTCGTGCGCTGCAACTCACCAACATCCTGCGCGACATAGACGAGGATGCTGGGCTGGGTCGGCTCTATATACCACGCGAAAGCCTCGATCACGCCGGTATCACCAGCAGCGACCCACATAAAGTCATCGCCGACAAGGCGCTGCCCAAGGCGTGCGCACCGCTGGCCCAACGCGCGATGATGCATTTTGCCGAATCCGACGAGATCATGAATTGCAACCCGCGCAGAATAGTACGCGCCCCCACCATCATGTCCAAATGTTACCGCGCGATCTTGGACCTGCTGCTGATAAGGGGTTTTGCGGCTCCCCGGGAACCGGTGCGTGTAACCAATCTCACAAAGCGCGCCATTCTCTTCCGTTACGCCTTGATGTTGTGA